The Marinilongibacter aquaticus genome has a window encoding:
- a CDS encoding sulfatase-like hydrolase/transferase has product MKKLSLTLLVSFAFCISLPSIGQRTKPNVVLIMADDVSWECFGAYGSKEYHTPNIDALAKNGVQFNQCYSTPLCTPSRVEIMTGKYTFRNYTHFDYLNPQEKTFGHLMKEAGYKTAIAGKWQLNGVYYHKEGAEDNSRPIKAGFDEYCLWQLTKGVGGPKGGERFWSPVLEKNGQYLGKEDNKNLYGPDIMSDFLCDFMERNQDEPFFVYYPTVLVHDPFVPTPDNIGGRSRGHETNKEPKDPEAKKANFVAMVEYLDKMVGKIVNKLDEIGQLDNTIIIFTADNGTNRKITSQWMAQSIHGGKGTTTDMGTHVPLIVSWSGHTKAGTSSNDLVDFSDVYPTLSDIVGATPNTVDGRSFLPQILGKKGNPRIWQALYYHPYWGNGFLSESYVRNQDYKLYSDGRFYHVPNDLEQKNDLKSLNKKQQKIHDMLEKAVSKMPPLPEEKGPKAVNRPVYPDWESLYVND; this is encoded by the coding sequence ATGAAAAAACTCAGCCTTACACTTTTAGTAAGTTTTGCCTTCTGTATCTCGCTTCCTTCGATCGGCCAACGTACAAAACCCAATGTGGTGCTCATTATGGCCGACGACGTAAGTTGGGAATGCTTCGGTGCCTACGGCTCGAAAGAGTATCACACACCGAATATCGATGCTTTGGCAAAAAACGGTGTGCAGTTCAACCAATGTTATTCAACGCCGCTTTGTACGCCTTCGCGAGTCGAAATCATGACAGGAAAATACACTTTCCGAAATTATACCCATTTCGATTACCTCAATCCACAGGAAAAGACCTTCGGGCACTTGATGAAAGAGGCAGGATATAAAACGGCAATTGCCGGAAAATGGCAATTGAATGGCGTTTACTATCACAAAGAAGGTGCCGAAGACAACTCTAGACCTATAAAAGCAGGTTTTGATGAATATTGCCTCTGGCAACTGACCAAAGGAGTGGGCGGTCCAAAGGGAGGTGAGCGTTTTTGGAGTCCTGTTTTGGAAAAAAATGGCCAATATTTGGGAAAAGAAGACAATAAAAACCTTTATGGACCAGATATTATGTCGGATTTCCTCTGCGATTTTATGGAAAGAAATCAAGATGAGCCGTTTTTTGTCTACTACCCTACCGTGCTGGTGCACGATCCCTTTGTGCCCACACCCGACAACATCGGCGGACGGTCTCGCGGGCATGAAACCAATAAAGAGCCAAAAGACCCCGAGGCCAAAAAAGCCAACTTTGTGGCCATGGTGGAATACCTCGATAAGATGGTGGGCAAAATCGTAAACAAATTGGACGAAATCGGCCAGTTGGACAATACGATCATCATTTTCACTGCAGACAACGGTACCAACCGCAAAATTACGTCGCAATGGATGGCCCAAAGTATTCACGGCGGAAAAGGCACCACCACAGACATGGGCACGCACGTGCCCTTGATCGTAAGCTGGAGTGGCCACACCAAAGCCGGTACTTCGAGCAACGACCTCGTGGATTTCTCAGATGTCTACCCTACTCTTTCCGATATTGTGGGGGCTACACCCAATACGGTTGACGGACGCAGTTTTTTACCCCAAATTCTGGGTAAAAAAGGCAACCCAAGAATCTGGCAAGCTCTGTATTATCACCCTTATTGGGGAAATGGCTTTCTAAGTGAAAGCTATGTGAGAAATCAAGACTATAAACTGTATTCGGATGGTCGGTTTTATCATGTCCCGAACGATTTGGAACAAAAAAACGACCTGAAATCGCTCAATAAAAAACAGCAGAAAATTCACGATATGCTCGAAAAAGCAGTGAGTAAAATGCCTCCTTTGCCAGAAGAAAAGGGCCCTAAAGCTGTAAATCGTCCAGTTTATCCCGATTGGGAAAGTTTATACGTCAACGATTAA